One segment of Tenrec ecaudatus isolate mTenEca1 chromosome 1, mTenEca1.hap1, whole genome shotgun sequence DNA contains the following:
- the LOC142441206 gene encoding olfactory receptor 2B11-like: protein MNPNNATLPKVFILLGFSDHPWLETPLFVMVLFAYIFTLVGNISIIVVSRVDPRLNSPMYFFLSNLSFLDLCFTTTTIPQLLLNLWGPDKSISYGGCVTQFYMFHFLGATECILLAVMSLDRYIAICKPLRYPAIMHQRLCVLLVVTAWLSGLANSLLQSSLTVLLPLCGNNQVESFLCEVPVMIEMSCVDTTFNVAMLSIVGTFYSLVPLSLILVSYGFIVTTILRIRSSEGKKKAFNTCGSHVIVVSLFYGPVIIMYVQPSDTNSQDKNKIMSLFYSLVTPMLNPFIYTLRNKDMKGAMKRLLVSVCHREREQA, encoded by the coding sequence ATGAATCCCAACAATGCGACCCTTCCAAAGGTCTTCATCCTCTTGGGTTTCTCAGACCATCCCTGGCTGGAAACACCTCTCTTTGTGATGGTGCTCTTTGCTTACATCTTCACGCTGGTGGGCAACATCTCCATTATTGTGGTATCCAGGGTCGACCCTCGCCTGAACAGCCCTATGTACTTCTTCCTTTCCAACCTCTCCTTCCTGGACCTGTGTTTCACCACAACCACCATCCCCCAGCTGCTGCTCAACCTCTGGGGACCGGATAAGTCTATCAGCTATGGGGGCTGTGTGACCCAATTTTATATGTTTCACTTCCTGGGGGCCACTGAGTGCATTCTCTTAGCTGTGATGTCCTTGGACCGTTACATCGCCATCTGCAAACCTTTGAGGTACCCCGCTATCATGCATCAGAGACTGTGTGTCCTCTTGGTAGTCACTGCTTGGCTAAGTGGTTTGGCTAACTCCTTACTTCAGTCATCCCTCACTGTGCTTCTGCCACTTTGTGGAAACAACCAAGTAGAAAGCTTCCTGTGTGAGGTCCCAGTGATGATTGAGATGTCATGTGTTGATACCACATTCAATGTAGCGATGCTCTCCATTGTGGGGACCTTCTACTCCCTGGTGCCCTTGTCACTGATTCTTGTCTCTTATGGGTTCATTGTCACTACCATCCTGAGGATTCGGTCCTCAGagggaaagaagaaggccttcaacacttGTGGTTCTCATGTGATCGTTGTCTCTCTGTTCTATGGACCGGTCATCATTATGTATGTCCAACCCTCTGATACTAACTCCCAGGACAAGAACAAAATCATGTCCCTGTTCTATAGTTTGGTGACTCCCATGCTTAACCCCTTTATCTACACCTtgagaaacaaggacatgaaaggGGCAATGAAGAGACTTCTTGTCTCAGTGTGCCACCGGGAAAGAGAGCAAGCCTAA
- the LOC142441217 gene encoding olfactory receptor 2B11-like has product MAVMNPNNATLPKVFILLGFSDHPWLETPLFVMVLFAYIFTLVGNISIIVVSRVDPRLNSPMYFFLSNLSFLDLCFTTTTIPQLLLNLWGPDKSISYGGCVTQFYMFHFLGATECILLAVMSLDRYIAICKPLRYPAIMHQRLCVLLVVTAWLSGLGNSLLQSSFTVLLPLCGNNQVESFLCEVPVMIEMSCVDTTFNVAMLSIVGTFYSLVPLSLILVSYGFIVTTILRIRSSEGKKKAFNTCGSHVIVVSLFFGPAIIMYVQPSDTNSHDKNKIMSLFYSLVTPMLNPFIYTLRNKDMKGAIKRLLVSVCYWGREQA; this is encoded by the coding sequence ATGGCGGTGATGAATCCGAACAATGCGACCCTTCCAAAGGTCTTCATCCTCTTGGGTTTCTCAGACCATCCCTGGCTGGAAACGCCTCTCTTTGTGATGGTGCTCTTTGCTTACATCTTCACGCTGGTGGGCAACATCTCCATTATTGTGGTATCCAGGGTCGACCCTCGCCTGAACAGCCCTATGTACTTCTTCCTTTCCAACCTCTCCTTCCTGGACCTGTGTTTCACCACAACCACCATCCCCCAGCTGCTGCTCAACCTCTGGGGACCGGATAAGTCTATCAGCTATGGGGGCTGTGTGACCCAATTTTATATGTTTCACTTCCTGGGGGCCACTGAGTGCATTCTCTTAGCTGTGATGTCCTTGGACCGTTACATCGCCATCTGCAAACCTTTGAGGTACCCCGCTATCATGCATCAGAGACTGTGTGTCCTCTTGGTAGTCACTGCTTGGCTAAGTGGTTTGGGTAACTCCTTGCTTCAGTCATCCTTCACTGTGCTTCTGCCACTTTGTGGAAACAACCAAGTAGAAAGCTTCCTGTGTGAGGTCCCAGTGATGATTGAGATGTCATGTGTTGATACCACATTCAATGTAGCGATGCTCTCCATTGTGGGGACCTTCTACTCCCTGGTGCCCTTGTCACTGATTCTTGTCTCTTATGGGTTCATTGTCACTACTATCTTGAGGATTCGTTCCTCAGagggaaagaagaaggccttcaacacttGTGGTTCTCATGTGATCGTTGTCTCTCTCTTCTTTGGACCGGCCATCATTATGTATGTCCAACCCTCTGATACTAACTCCCATGACAAGAACAAAATCATGTCCCTGTTCTATAGTTTGGTGACTCCCATGCTTAACCCCTTTATCTACACCTtgagaaacaaggacatgaaaggGGCAATAAAGAGACTTCTTGTCTCAGTGTGCTACTGGGGAAGAGAGCAAGCCTAA